In Desulfovibrio sp. UCD-KL4C, a single genomic region encodes these proteins:
- a CDS encoding Crp/Fnr family transcriptional regulator, translating to MKFSGINLLDELQRTEFAELRNVFNSRQVKKGAIVFSPDQEDDLVFIVERGKVRIYLGYEDKEFTLGLLQPGDLYSTHAGCFVQALEESSLLTTDVQSVKRCMTEVPLFNRTMVRVLGKILQNSFSVIGGLAFKDIYARLTGYLYKEALSSGIPVDGGIELELDLTIEQLSQILGATRQTVSTLLNNMVREGLVVKRGRSKWFIPDLKSLEAAVNP from the coding sequence ATGAAATTTTCCGGTATTAATCTTCTTGATGAATTGCAGCGTACTGAATTTGCTGAGCTTAGAAATGTGTTTAATTCGCGCCAAGTTAAGAAAGGGGCGATTGTTTTCAGTCCGGATCAGGAAGATGATTTAGTTTTTATTGTTGAACGTGGAAAGGTCCGGATTTATCTTGGATATGAGGATAAAGAATTCACTCTTGGTCTTTTACAACCGGGAGATCTTTATTCAACTCATGCAGGATGCTTTGTGCAGGCTCTTGAAGAAAGTTCTCTTTTGACAACTGATGTTCAGTCTGTGAAGCGTTGTATGACTGAAGTTCCTCTGTTTAATCGGACAATGGTCCGTGTACTTGGAAAAATTCTTCAGAATTCATTTTCAGTTATCGGTGGGCTTGCTTTTAAAGACATCTACGCTCGTCTGACCGGATACCTTTATAAGGAAGCACTGAGCTCAGGTATTCCTGTTGATGGTGGAATTGAACTTGAGCTTGATTTAACGATTGAACAACTTTCCCAAATTCTCGGTGCTACTCGTCAAACTGTCTCAACATTACTCAATAACATGGTTCGTGAAGGTCTTGTTGTAAAACGCGGCCGTTCAAAGTGGTTTATTCCTGATTTAAAATCTCTTGAAGCTGCTGTTAATCCCTAG
- a CDS encoding YhjD/YihY/BrkB family envelope integrity protein: MTAGKIGDRVSDFFMNEIWNWDSNNVGSLRRIFYTCSRVLYLVFYGFWKDQCMIRASALTFTTMLSIVPFIAVAFSILKGIGFQDSSYIHEMLLKVSAGREEVVVKMLEYVDNTNVKTLGTVGIATLLFTVLSTVGTVEKAFNVIWKVKKGRTFWRKFTDFFSVIFICPVAVIAATSVSVSIQKQVVFSSLQNIYGVSALESFFIKLAPLVLIWVAFTFIYAFMPNTRVRLFSAGVGGVVAGTVWQLAQWAYINWQIGVSKYNAIYGSFAQLPIFLLWLYLSWIIVLLGSEISYAVQNVMLYRQQRFMPNASMEDLQKISLLALSLMSVRFNRAEQAYYVEDLAEEMGVPVNFLTTLLDNFVAGGLLVKGSDEDAEKDIYTFAVSPEKITLLRILSILSGHGDCVTERVNNSCMVYVSELIDDMRKALVDSGKDISLALCASQMERETSSSDEKIDLLDPTEKF, encoded by the coding sequence ATGACTGCAGGGAAAATTGGAGACAGAGTTTCAGATTTTTTTATGAATGAAATTTGGAACTGGGATTCTAATAATGTTGGTTCTTTACGTAGAATTTTTTACACATGTTCACGTGTACTTTATCTCGTTTTCTATGGATTTTGGAAAGATCAATGCATGATTAGAGCTTCTGCTTTAACTTTTACAACAATGCTTTCAATTGTCCCCTTTATAGCTGTAGCTTTTTCTATTTTAAAGGGAATCGGCTTTCAGGACTCTTCATATATCCACGAAATGCTTCTTAAAGTTTCTGCCGGAAGAGAAGAAGTTGTGGTTAAGATGCTTGAATATGTAGATAATACAAATGTGAAGACATTAGGAACAGTCGGTATTGCGACCTTACTTTTTACTGTTTTATCCACAGTCGGAACTGTTGAGAAAGCTTTTAATGTAATTTGGAAAGTAAAAAAAGGCAGGACGTTCTGGCGAAAATTTACAGATTTCTTTTCAGTTATTTTTATCTGCCCAGTAGCTGTTATTGCAGCGACGAGTGTCAGTGTTTCAATACAGAAACAGGTCGTATTTTCTTCCTTGCAGAATATTTATGGAGTTTCGGCTCTGGAAAGTTTCTTTATTAAACTTGCTCCACTTGTTTTAATTTGGGTTGCATTTACATTTATTTATGCATTTATGCCGAACACGCGTGTTCGACTTTTTAGTGCCGGTGTTGGCGGAGTTGTTGCCGGAACAGTTTGGCAACTAGCACAGTGGGCATACATTAATTGGCAGATCGGCGTTAGTAAGTACAACGCAATTTATGGAAGCTTTGCACAGTTACCTATATTTTTGCTGTGGCTCTATCTTAGTTGGATTATTGTCCTGCTGGGTTCCGAGATTAGTTATGCTGTTCAAAATGTAATGCTATATCGTCAGCAACGTTTTATGCCCAATGCCAGTATGGAAGATTTACAAAAAATATCTTTGCTGGCTCTGAGCTTAATGAGTGTGAGATTTAATCGTGCAGAGCAAGCCTATTATGTTGAAGATCTTGCAGAGGAAATGGGCGTTCCTGTCAATTTTTTAACCACGTTACTTGATAATTTTGTAGCTGGTGGTCTTTTGGTCAAAGGAAGCGACGAGGACGCTGAAAAAGATATTTATACTTTTGCAGTTTCTCCTGAAAAAATTACATTACTACGAATCCTCTCAATTCTTTCCGGTCATGGTGATTGCGTTACTGAGCGGGTTAACAACTCATGTATGGTTTACGTTTCAGAACTTATTGATGATATGCGTAAGGCTCTTGTAGATAGTGGTAAAGATATTTCTCTTGCTTTGTGTGCCAGTCAAATGGAGCGGGAAACTTCAAGCTCGGATGAAAAAATTGATTTGCTAGATCCTACTGAGAAATTTTAA
- a CDS encoding AsmA family protein, with protein MLLRVKKIFWIVFLLLDLCLLVGVMGGIYYIESESPRNELETYLGKITGRKVVFEENLDFVFYPWLGFHTGAVSVSGLPTDDSFPMVTVKDIDFKVHLLPLLMGKIELDTVIVDSPVLRIDRGEDGKLNLPIENISSKDQQGGSGAGTSLFKSVSVRGVSIENASCVYHDAVTGNEFNISGVNVRTGPLAKDSPIAFTVNANLNTDLLNIEAAAEVKGLLHVSFKDDTVDLTDTSLSLHVVSDKLLGSGGSIEGIASLDFDLVKGKVDVLNLVLQSLGVRLTGSAVCNNIYGDPSFTGELKSTKFEPKALFSKFIPEKIPPEMDKVLNSASFSVAFNSTLKKTELKNLVLAIDDTIFRGEFSVKDYANPWAEFNVTADSLTLDDYTKLFALKKSPKAVSSKQSSAVSKFKNLVIADLVRRIPCNGKVEIGKLAYDGLRMDNCSLSISPGPKITSISVQNGTYLDGKFTVKADLAFDKEKDKDTLFLSGVGSVTPISLSKLPVKIDGLKFTSGKGQFTLGSLSSNGKTLGEIIKNLKADVSVDGTSVKASLSSRDIPAQFRQINGQNVHVGINVAPLTVTPIDGMAGRDLKLNLSCGLLSPSANISGVFSGSVFTARNCTNGFSVKGGKLSLSLDGKAIPVIKKKVTLTCQGEASLKNRSVKLNNFIINSDKVKVEGDLNAERLGDETASVAGHLLLRKTDCSDLFSVLGVEKPATQDPEAFREVALDSSFHINGDNLNWRVNSCNLDNSNAKGTFEVSNFKKPVLNFVLQADNVDVDRFLPPDEPVAKERSDGAKIVVTHKVAEWQFPETFLESINATGKVHCGSFRIYDFAGSRLSADVGMEHSVINIRNIKGIFHQGNIAGKLSIGFKNSTVALTTDLEARGFQAGLFFADYAGREYVKGIADSSVKLSGHSSANIDFIDTLSGRYAFKVVNGSYLFAEKVDKENNDKKKLNPTPFSILKGVIDGKKGVFTVKDFLLNTTYMRATAKGGFNIPADSINVHVNADIVELPNLYLKIVNAFLDAITGVDVHVSGRLSNPQVNVLGLQRWNEVFSDILGLPEQSFSFFSKLLF; from the coding sequence GTGCTGCTCAGAGTAAAAAAAATATTTTGGATTGTTTTTCTACTGCTTGATCTATGCCTCCTTGTCGGGGTCATGGGTGGTATTTATTATATTGAATCGGAAAGTCCGCGAAATGAACTTGAAACTTATCTCGGAAAAATAACTGGGCGGAAGGTAGTTTTTGAAGAAAATTTAGACTTTGTCTTTTATCCATGGCTTGGATTTCATACGGGAGCTGTTTCTGTAAGTGGCCTTCCTACAGACGATTCATTCCCCATGGTGACTGTTAAGGACATAGATTTTAAGGTCCATCTTTTACCTCTTCTTATGGGAAAAATTGAGCTAGATACCGTAATAGTTGACTCTCCAGTTCTTAGAATTGATAGAGGAGAAGACGGTAAACTGAATTTACCTATAGAAAACATTTCATCTAAAGATCAGCAAGGTGGAAGCGGCGCTGGTACTTCTTTATTTAAATCAGTATCTGTTCGCGGGGTAAGTATAGAGAATGCTAGTTGTGTGTACCACGACGCTGTTACAGGCAATGAATTTAATATTTCCGGCGTAAATGTACGAACTGGACCTCTAGCAAAAGATAGTCCTATTGCTTTTACTGTAAATGCAAATCTTAATACAGATTTACTAAATATTGAAGCTGCTGCTGAAGTTAAAGGATTGCTCCATGTTTCATTTAAAGATGACACCGTAGATCTTACGGACACATCTCTTTCACTGCATGTCGTGAGTGATAAACTTTTAGGTTCAGGCGGTTCTATTGAAGGGATAGCTTCACTTGATTTTGACCTAGTCAAAGGGAAGGTTGATGTTCTGAATCTTGTTTTGCAAAGTCTGGGGGTTCGCCTTACAGGTTCTGCTGTCTGTAATAATATTTATGGAGACCCTAGTTTTACAGGTGAATTAAAATCTACCAAATTTGAACCTAAGGCTCTTTTTTCTAAATTCATTCCCGAAAAGATTCCGCCTGAAATGGATAAGGTGCTCAATTCCGCATCATTTTCTGTTGCGTTTAATTCTACTCTGAAAAAGACAGAGCTTAAGAATTTAGTGTTAGCAATTGATGATACTATTTTTCGCGGTGAATTTTCTGTGAAAGATTATGCAAATCCGTGGGCAGAGTTCAATGTTACTGCAGATAGTCTTACTCTTGATGACTATACCAAACTTTTTGCACTTAAAAAATCACCTAAGGCAGTTAGCTCAAAACAATCCTCAGCTGTTAGTAAATTTAAGAATCTTGTAATTGCTGATTTAGTGCGTCGTATTCCATGCAATGGAAAAGTAGAAATAGGTAAACTAGCCTATGACGGGTTACGCATGGATAATTGTAGTTTGTCAATTTCACCCGGGCCTAAAATTACCAGCATAAGTGTGCAAAATGGTACTTATCTAGATGGTAAATTTACTGTAAAAGCAGATCTTGCTTTTGACAAAGAAAAAGATAAAGACACTTTGTTTCTTTCCGGTGTTGGTTCAGTTACGCCAATTTCTTTGTCTAAGCTTCCTGTTAAAATTGACGGATTAAAATTTACCTCAGGGAAAGGGCAATTTACTCTCGGGTCTTTGAGCTCTAACGGAAAGACTCTCGGAGAAATTATTAAGAATCTTAAAGCAGATGTATCCGTAGATGGAACTAGTGTTAAAGCTTCTCTTAGTTCTAGAGATATTCCTGCTCAGTTTAGACAAATAAATGGTCAGAATGTCCATGTGGGGATTAACGTAGCTCCTCTTACAGTCACTCCGATAGATGGAATGGCAGGGCGAGATTTAAAATTAAACCTTTCATGCGGCTTACTCAGCCCTTCGGCTAATATAAGTGGCGTTTTTTCAGGCAGCGTTTTTACCGCTCGAAATTGTACAAATGGTTTTTCGGTTAAGGGTGGGAAATTGTCTTTATCGCTGGATGGTAAAGCAATCCCGGTTATTAAGAAGAAAGTCACTCTCACTTGCCAAGGGGAAGCATCTTTAAAAAATCGAAGTGTTAAGCTTAACAATTTTATTATAAATAGTGACAAAGTTAAGGTTGAAGGGGATTTAAACGCTGAAAGATTAGGCGATGAAACTGCATCGGTTGCTGGACATCTTTTATTGAGGAAAACAGATTGTTCTGATCTTTTCAGTGTTTTGGGGGTAGAAAAGCCTGCGACTCAAGACCCAGAAGCGTTTAGGGAAGTTGCTCTGGATAGTTCGTTTCATATTAATGGGGATAACCTTAATTGGCGTGTTAATAGTTGTAATCTTGATAATTCAAATGCAAAAGGTACTTTTGAGGTTAGCAATTTTAAGAAGCCTGTTCTTAATTTTGTTTTGCAAGCTGATAATGTTGATGTAGATAGATTTTTGCCGCCTGATGAACCTGTCGCCAAAGAAAGATCTGATGGAGCTAAAATAGTTGTAACTCACAAAGTTGCCGAATGGCAGTTTCCTGAAACTTTTTTGGAGTCAATTAATGCTACAGGGAAAGTTCACTGTGGATCTTTTCGTATATATGATTTTGCGGGGAGCAGGTTAAGCGCAGATGTTGGCATGGAGCACTCTGTAATCAATATTAGAAATATAAAAGGTATTTTCCATCAAGGTAATATTGCCGGCAAGCTTTCGATAGGTTTTAAAAACAGTACTGTTGCCCTGACCACGGATCTGGAAGCCAGAGGATTTCAAGCAGGGCTGTTTTTTGCTGATTATGCTGGTAGAGAATATGTTAAAGGAATTGCTGACTCCTCAGTTAAACTCAGTGGCCATTCTAGTGCTAATATAGATTTTATTGATACTTTAAGTGGCCGATATGCTTTTAAAGTTGTTAACGGGTCATACCTTTTTGCTGAAAAAGTTGATAAAGAAAATAATGACAAGAAAAAACTTAATCCTACACCTTTTTCGATTTTAAAAGGTGTGATTGATGGAAAGAAAGGTGTTTTTACTGTTAAAGATTTCTTGCTGAATACTACGTATATGCGGGCTACAGCTAAAGGTGGTTTTAATATTCCAGCAGATTCTATAAATGTGCATGTTAATGCTGATATTGTTGAGTTACCGAATTTATATCTTAAGATTGTAAATGCATTTTTAGATGCTATTACAGGGGTGGATGTCCATGTTTCCGGTCGGCTCAGCAATCCTCAGGTTAATGTTTTAGGTCTTCAACGTTGGAACGAAGTTTTCAGTGATATATTAGGTTTGCCAGAACAGTCATTTAGCTTTTTCAGTAAACTTCTATTTTGA
- a CDS encoding DUF89 domain-containing protein: MKTQLECLPCFLNMALNGIRKAFPGEEDVHEAVIREWAKGFSEADFNESPPSIAGKLFRMASKHIGNADIFKAQKDESNKRVLELLPSITATVYQSADPLLAAIGVSIIGNYMDCGLVEQFDWEAELGHLEKGLDRPLFASFIDKVRAHKSLLILGDNAGEIGLDTILVGLLQAEGIKVTYTVRGANILNDATFEDARIVGMSDICEVITSGVDTPGTVLDRCSHKFKERLENSPVVLSKGQGNFESLWGVMDDVYYAFKVKCPAIAQIIGHPMKTSLFCIEK; the protein is encoded by the coding sequence ATGAAAACTCAGCTTGAATGTTTACCATGTTTTTTGAATATGGCTTTAAATGGAATTAGAAAGGCTTTTCCCGGAGAGGAAGATGTTCATGAAGCCGTTATACGTGAGTGGGCTAAAGGATTTTCTGAAGCTGATTTTAATGAATCACCTCCTTCAATTGCTGGTAAACTGTTCAGGATGGCCTCAAAACATATTGGTAATGCGGATATTTTCAAAGCTCAAAAAGATGAATCTAATAAACGAGTGCTGGAGTTGCTTCCAAGTATAACAGCGACTGTATATCAAAGCGCAGACCCGCTGCTTGCTGCAATAGGAGTATCAATTATTGGTAATTATATGGATTGCGGGTTAGTAGAGCAGTTTGACTGGGAAGCTGAATTAGGTCATCTCGAAAAAGGGTTGGATAGACCTTTATTTGCTTCTTTTATAGATAAGGTCAGAGCGCATAAATCTCTCTTGATTCTTGGTGATAATGCCGGAGAAATAGGTTTAGATACAATTCTTGTCGGGCTATTGCAGGCAGAGGGAATTAAAGTGACATATACTGTCAGAGGAGCTAATATTTTAAATGATGCGACCTTTGAAGATGCAAGGATTGTCGGCATGTCTGATATCTGCGAGGTGATTACTTCCGGTGTGGATACACCTGGAACAGTGCTCGATAGATGCAGCCATAAATTTAAGGAAAGGCTGGAAAATTCGCCTGTTGTTTTAAGCAAAGGGCAGGGCAATTTTGAATCTCTTTGGGGAGTAATGGATGATGTTTATTACGCTTTTAAAGTAAAGTGCCCTGCTATAGCTCAGATTATTGGACATCCCATGAAAACCTCATTATTTTGTATTGAAAAATAA
- a CDS encoding DUF5320 family protein: protein MPEINRNQNGSNSSGQGRGPCKAGNRQGQSGGRGLGQGQGMGQGRGMGRGLRDGSCRNINQTNQEAAQQTDTNLEKRIAELEAENERLKAAQEK from the coding sequence ATGCCCGAAATAAACAGAAATCAAAATGGCTCCAATTCAAGTGGACAGGGTCGTGGACCATGTAAAGCCGGAAATAGACAAGGTCAATCCGGTGGACGAGGTTTAGGACAAGGTCAAGGAATGGGTCAAGGCCGCGGAATGGGACGTGGACTGCGAGACGGTTCATGCCGCAATATTAACCAGACTAATCAGGAAGCAGCACAGCAAACTGATACGAATCTGGAAAAACGTATTGCAGAACTTGAAGCCGAAAATGAAAGGCTGAAAGCAGCCCAAGAAAAGTAG
- a CDS encoding ATP-binding protein, giving the protein MRIAIASGKGGTGKTTVAVNFAAYLDSIGTKVSFADCDVEEPNAHFFLKPELGQEKEEFIPVPIVDEDKCIGESCRKCIQLCRFKSLIWMVDSVMVFAELCHGCGLCDLACPADAIGEGQRTIGTTSSGKSGNIDFTSGLLRIGEAMSPPLIKAVKKISPAAEINIYDCPPGTSCPVVTSLEDADFVVLVTEPTPFGLHDLDLAVQLLNTLKQPYGVIINRSGMGDERVEKYLAEKEIPLLGTLPHSREAASIYSSGGLLYDSIPGFKDQFAKIWSSIQIHSNEAR; this is encoded by the coding sequence ATGCGGATAGCTATTGCAAGCGGAAAAGGCGGCACAGGGAAAACCACTGTTGCAGTAAATTTTGCCGCCTATCTAGACTCGATTGGAACAAAAGTAAGTTTTGCAGATTGTGATGTTGAAGAACCAAATGCTCATTTTTTTCTAAAACCTGAACTTGGTCAGGAAAAAGAAGAATTTATACCAGTTCCAATAGTAGATGAAGATAAATGTATAGGTGAATCATGTCGAAAATGTATTCAGCTCTGCCGTTTCAAATCTCTTATTTGGATGGTGGATTCAGTCATGGTCTTCGCGGAACTTTGCCATGGCTGCGGCCTATGCGATCTGGCTTGTCCAGCTGATGCAATTGGAGAAGGACAAAGAACAATCGGAACCACCTCATCTGGAAAATCAGGAAATATTGATTTTACAAGCGGATTACTCCGTATAGGGGAAGCAATGTCTCCTCCGCTTATTAAAGCTGTAAAAAAGATATCGCCAGCAGCTGAAATAAATATTTACGACTGCCCTCCCGGAACGTCATGCCCTGTTGTGACTTCACTTGAAGACGCTGATTTTGTGGTACTTGTCACCGAACCGACGCCTTTCGGACTTCACGACCTTGACTTGGCTGTTCAGCTTCTAAACACTCTGAAACAACCATACGGTGTTATTATCAACCGCTCCGGCATGGGAGATGAAAGAGTTGAAAAGTATTTAGCTGAAAAAGAAATCCCACTACTTGGAACACTACCTCACAGCCGTGAAGCAGCATCAATATATTCAAGCGGAGGTCTCCTTTATGACTCCATACCGGGATTCAAGGATCAATTCGCTAAAATTTGGTCATCTATCCAAATTCATTCAAACGAGGCCAGATAA
- a CDS encoding ATP-binding protein: MKQLVVISGKGGTGKTSVVSALAAVGPKKVLADCDVDAADLHLILSPTILETHQFISGERPAITPELCTQCGMCIEHCKFDAISQNFSIIPEKCEGCGVCSFICPAGAVTESPRNCGEWFKSDTRFGTMIHAALGIGEENSGKLVTTVRNASTATAEENGAELVLVDGSPGVGCPVIASLTNADLAVFVAEPTISAVHDLKRVHQLTEHFKIPSMTIINKCGINADQENEIKKFCSEKEIIIVGELEYDTIFTKAQLAGQSAVEFDPNGLGKKIKNIWEKMEKNF; the protein is encoded by the coding sequence ATGAAACAATTAGTTGTAATAAGCGGCAAAGGTGGCACAGGTAAAACCAGCGTTGTTTCGGCCTTAGCAGCCGTTGGTCCCAAAAAAGTTTTGGCTGACTGTGACGTAGATGCGGCAGATCTTCACTTAATTCTGAGCCCGACAATTCTTGAGACACATCAATTTATAAGTGGAGAACGTCCTGCAATTACCCCTGAGTTATGCACTCAGTGCGGTATGTGTATCGAACACTGCAAATTCGACGCTATCTCACAAAATTTTTCTATTATTCCCGAAAAATGCGAAGGTTGCGGAGTCTGCTCCTTTATCTGTCCTGCCGGAGCAGTTACTGAAAGTCCTCGCAATTGTGGCGAATGGTTTAAATCAGACACAAGATTCGGCACTATGATTCATGCAGCTTTAGGAATTGGTGAAGAGAACTCAGGGAAACTGGTCACTACCGTGCGCAACGCTTCTACAGCTACGGCAGAAGAAAATGGAGCAGAATTAGTATTGGTTGACGGTTCGCCAGGAGTTGGCTGCCCTGTTATTGCATCACTGACAAATGCAGATTTGGCCGTTTTTGTAGCTGAACCTACAATATCGGCAGTTCATGATCTTAAAAGAGTACATCAGCTGACGGAACATTTCAAAATCCCATCAATGACCATCATCAACAAATGTGGAATCAATGCTGATCAGGAAAACGAAATTAAAAAATTCTGCTCCGAGAAAGAAATTATTATCGTTGGTGAACTTGAGTATGATACAATTTTTACAAAAGCACAGTTGGCAGGTCAATCAGCTGTAGAATTTGATCCGAATGGATTAGGTAAAAAAATTAAAAATATTTGGGAAAAAATGGAAAAAAACTTCTAA
- a CDS encoding zinc ribbon domain-containing protein gives MPIYEYICLECGKIYEELSASSSAEGECPSCGQNKREKLISSPSSLTGKETPIRKPHGGSGCCGSNPSAKGCVPGSCCGKA, from the coding sequence ATGCCGATTTATGAATACATATGTCTCGAATGTGGAAAAATTTATGAAGAACTTTCAGCCAGTAGCAGCGCAGAGGGCGAATGCCCTTCATGCGGACAAAATAAACGAGAAAAGTTAATTTCTTCGCCTTCAAGTTTGACTGGAAAAGAAACACCGATAAGAAAACCTCATGGCGGAAGTGGTTGCTGCGGATCCAACCCTTCAGCCAAAGGTTGCGTTCCTGGCTCATGCTGCGGAAAAGCTTAA
- a CDS encoding LpxI family protein, whose protein sequence is MDSEIETIGLIAGGGQFPLLVAKGAAAQGNRVVVVSFKGHSNDDVHSIVDAWKELKLGQLSKLIDFFHKNGVTKVVMAGTINKPKAFDIRPDFRAAKLLFKLATKGDDAVLRAVTDEFESAGFKVVGPHVYAPQLLTPSGLLTKRAPSEIEEKDLAFGWKIARELGRMDIGQCVVVREGIITAVEAIEGTDAAIKRGCTLGGKGCSIIKVFKPGQEDRVDMPSIGLKTVQEMKELGATCLGVEAGKSLFFDLDKSLEFADKNKICIVGLNSDLISN, encoded by the coding sequence ATGGATAGCGAAATTGAAACAATTGGACTTATAGCAGGAGGGGGACAGTTCCCCCTCTTGGTTGCTAAAGGAGCCGCAGCACAGGGAAACCGTGTTGTGGTTGTTTCTTTTAAAGGGCATTCTAACGATGACGTTCATAGTATTGTAGATGCTTGGAAGGAACTTAAACTTGGGCAGCTTTCTAAACTGATTGATTTTTTTCACAAAAACGGTGTTACCAAAGTTGTCATGGCTGGGACAATCAATAAGCCTAAAGCTTTTGATATTCGTCCTGACTTTCGTGCTGCAAAGTTGCTTTTTAAGCTTGCTACGAAGGGTGACGATGCTGTTCTCAGAGCCGTTACTGACGAGTTTGAGTCCGCAGGGTTTAAGGTTGTCGGTCCACATGTGTATGCTCCGCAACTTCTTACCCCATCTGGTTTACTGACAAAACGAGCTCCCTCTGAAATTGAGGAAAAAGATTTAGCTTTCGGATGGAAAATTGCTCGTGAGTTAGGGCGTATGGATATTGGGCAATGTGTTGTTGTTCGTGAAGGCATTATTACCGCTGTAGAAGCTATTGAAGGGACTGATGCAGCTATCAAGCGTGGCTGTACATTAGGCGGAAAAGGTTGCTCTATTATTAAAGTTTTTAAACCGGGACAGGAAGATCGTGTTGATATGCCTTCAATCGGTTTAAAAACAGTTCAAGAGATGAAAGAGCTTGGAGCGACATGCTTAGGGGTTGAAGCTGGGAAAAGTCTTTTTTTTGATTTGGATAAGTCATTAGAATTTGCTGATAAAAATAAGATATGTATTGTTGGCTTAAATTCAGATTTGATATCTAATTAA
- the lpxA gene encoding acyl-ACP--UDP-N-acetylglucosamine O-acyltransferase has protein sequence MSTGIHPTAIVDPGAVLGANVTIGPFCVVEGNTIIGDNCSLDSFVQIKSFTRMGNGNSIHSNAVLGDAPQYLGFKGDETTLEIGDNNIFREFVTVNRGTVEAGGRTCIGNDCMLMAYVHVAHDCLLGNNVIVANSSNLAGHVHVGDHVTISGMSGIHQFVRIGEYAFIGGMAGFTKDLPPYMLATGIRGVLHGPNSIGLRRHGFDSKTCMAIKKAYRIIFRSGLTKDESLEMAEKELSSFPEVMKLITFVRESERGVCPADRGPE, from the coding sequence ATGTCGACAGGCATTCATCCTACTGCAATTGTTGATCCTGGTGCTGTTCTCGGTGCCAATGTTACTATCGGACCATTTTGTGTGGTTGAGGGTAATACTATTATCGGCGATAATTGCTCGCTTGACTCATTTGTTCAAATTAAGTCCTTTACTCGCATGGGTAATGGTAACTCAATTCATTCTAATGCCGTTCTTGGTGATGCGCCTCAGTACCTTGGATTCAAAGGTGATGAGACCACTTTAGAGATCGGTGATAATAATATTTTCCGTGAATTCGTTACTGTTAACAGAGGTACTGTTGAAGCAGGCGGACGTACCTGTATTGGAAATGATTGCATGCTAATGGCATATGTTCATGTTGCGCACGACTGTCTGCTTGGAAATAATGTAATTGTTGCCAATTCATCTAACTTAGCTGGTCATGTTCACGTTGGCGATCATGTAACAATAAGCGGTATGTCTGGAATTCACCAGTTTGTCCGAATCGGTGAATATGCTTTTATTGGTGGTATGGCCGGTTTTACAAAGGATTTACCTCCTTATATGTTGGCGACTGGTATTCGCGGCGTTTTACATGGTCCTAACTCAATTGGACTAAGAAGACATGGATTTGATTCCAAAACCTGTATGGCTATCAAGAAAGCATATAGAATTATTTTCAGATCAGGACTTACCAAGGATGAATCTTTGGAAATGGCTGAGAAGGAATTGTCAAGTTTTCCTGAGGTCATGAAGCTTATAACTTTTGTAAGAGAAAGTGAGCGCGGAGTTTGTCCTGCGGACCGCGGACCAGAATAA
- the fabZ gene encoding 3-hydroxyacyl-ACP dehydratase FabZ, with protein MSNTEISNLNIQKIMSMLPHRYPFLLVDRVEELIPGEHVKAYKNVTINEPFFQGHFPNLPVMPGVLIIESLAQAGGLIVLSVDGIDVADKVFLFTGIDKVKFRRPVVPGDKLELNVTKIRSKMNIWKMKCVATVDGEIAAQGEVSAAIVDKESL; from the coding sequence ATGAGTAATACCGAAATTAGTAATCTCAATATACAAAAAATCATGTCTATGCTTCCTCACCGTTATCCTTTTCTTCTTGTTGATAGAGTCGAAGAATTGATTCCAGGTGAGCATGTCAAAGCATATAAAAACGTGACTATTAATGAGCCTTTTTTTCAGGGGCACTTTCCAAATCTACCTGTAATGCCGGGAGTTCTGATTATTGAATCTCTTGCTCAGGCTGGCGGGTTGATAGTATTGAGTGTCGATGGAATTGATGTTGCAGATAAGGTCTTTTTATTCACGGGTATTGATAAGGTTAAATTCCGTAGACCTGTTGTTCCTGGTGATAAGTTAGAACTAAATGTTACTAAAATACGTAGTAAAATGAATATTTGGAAAATGAAATGCGTAGCCACCGTTGACGGTGAAATAGCTGCGCAAGGCGAAGTCTCAGCCGCTATTGTAGACAAGGAGTCTTTATAA